The following proteins come from a genomic window of Schistocerca gregaria isolate iqSchGreg1 chromosome X, iqSchGreg1.2, whole genome shotgun sequence:
- the LOC126297542 gene encoding protein tipE: MAEEPEVIPPTFLQKLLFYTTAFFILLGTFSLFAFLFLVPFVIDPAFTTIFMEFDTNPAWCQTVDTLKQQGVSNCTWSSCREGCTKEVYECTQIRVNYKLRPSEGEEGGEERKAEEDGEARVERALRDYEYFEPQKDEDDEADFSGDEDQPLEPRTGLMGNDSEWYFTFAKLFPNVKGCGYPPMLNCTIFVGLYETPGTNFSCYYSKVDPGLVISDLDMHQVYMNLVYAMAIPIPSFIISVIYLTFAYFVIYNEEPEEALVDGGGDADVDGEGGTATPLPPALTPASDAFREDLASFGHQLKVAMADELSRESVPDVVANSTSVPGSLGKTMATSIPTPGGPIADV; encoded by the coding sequence ATGGCGGAGGAACCCGAGGTCATCCCACCGACATTCTTGCAGAAACTGCTGTTTTACACCACTGCGTTCTTCATCCTCCTCGGGACTTTCAGCCTCTTCGCCTTCCTCTTCCTCGTGCCTTTCGTGATCGATCCGGCCTTCACCACCATCTTCATGGAGTTCGACACGAACCCGGCGTGGTGTCAGACGGTCGACACGCTAAAGCAACAAGGTGTGTCCAACTGCACCTGGAGTTCGTGCCGCGAGGGCTGCACCAAGGAGGTGTACGAGTGCACGCAGATCCGGGTGAACTACAAGCTGAGACCATCCGAAGGGGAAGAGGGAGGCGAGGAAAGGAAGGCCGAGGAGGACGGAGAGGCGCGAGTGGAGCGCGCGCTGCGCGATTACGAGTACTTCGAGCCGCAGAAGGACGAGGACGACGAGGCAGACTTCTCCGGCGACGAGGACCAGCCGCTCGAGCCGCGCACGGGGCTCATGGGCAACGACTCCGAGTGGTACTTCACCTTCGCCAAGCTGTTCCCCAACGTCAAGGGCTGCGGCTACCCGCCGATGCTCAACTGCACCATCTTCGTCGGACTGTACGAGACGCCCGGCACCAACTTCTCGTGCTACTACAGCAAGGTGGACCCCGGGCTCGTCATCAGCGACCTCGACATGCACCAGGTGTACATGAACCTGGTGTACGCCATGGCAATCCCCATACCTTCCTTCATAATATCCGTCATCTACCTGACGTTCGCTTACTTCGTCATCTACAACGAAGAGCCGGAGGAAGCGCTGGTGGACGGAGGTGGCGACGCGGACGTGGACGGCGAGGGCGGCACGGCGACGCCGCTGCCCCCGGCGCTGACGCCCGCCAGCGACGCCTTCCGGGAAGACCTGGCCAGCTTCGGCCACCAGCTCAAGGTCGCCATGGCCGACGAGCTCAGCCGCGAGAGCGTGCCCGACGTCGTCGCTAACTCCACATCCGTCCCCGG